A genomic stretch from Penicillium digitatum chromosome 4, complete sequence includes:
- a CDS encoding Mitochondrial GTPase (Mss1), putative: MLDGDATIYALSTATGRAAIAVVRVSGPACASIYKSLCPNHPLPKSRYAALRTLYDPTQPPTTNTILDAGALVLYFPSPRTATGEDILELHIHGGPAITKAVLSAIAQTNTPDHTVRYAEPGEFTRRAFMNDRLSLPQIEALSDTLSADTEQQRRLAVRGSSNVLLNRYEQWRQGLLYARGELEALIDFSEDQHFDESTEELVSSVARQVRALSVQIGFHIANASRGELLRNGIRVALLGAPNAGKSSLLNRVVGKEAAIVSTELGTTRDIVDVGVDLGGWYCKLGDMAGIRAEGGSSDGETVVIGAVEKEGIRRARERALESDVVIVVVSLENTATGVRLFVEPEVLGAVNDCVEAGKCLVVAINKCDKLPTALESDVPQSVSDTIHDLFPSVPVDRVFAISCEEAKREASLNTTDPGNLQVFLRGLITTFEQIASPLGVDGDGNQDLSYWEDSLGVTHRQSSNLQRCLDHLHDFLSQASSAESPDSSREKELGSLDFHAESEVDIVTAAEHLRFAADMLAKITGKGESGDVEDMLGVIFEKFCVGK, translated from the exons ATGCTCGATGGAGACGCTACAATATACGCGCTCTCCACCGCGACTGGACGAGCAGCCATTGCAGTTGTGCGCGTATCAGGTCCGGCCTGTGCCTCA ATTTACAAAAGCCTCTGTCCAAACCACCCCCTCCCAAAATCACGCTATGCAGCCCTTCGCACTCTCTACGACCCAACCCAACCCCCCACCACAAACACAATCCTCGACGCCGGCGCCCTAGTCCTCTACTTCCCCTCCCCTCGGACTGCAACAGGCGAAGACATCCTTGAACTCCACATCCACGGCGGACCTGCAATAACAAAAGCCGTCCTCTCAGCAATCGCCCAGACAAATACCCCAGATCACACAGTCCGCTACGCCGAACCAGGCGAATTCACCCGTCGCGCCTTCATGAACGACCGTCTCAGTCTGCCTCAGATCGAAGCACTCAGCGACACACTCTCCGCCGATACAGAGCAGCAGCGACGACTAGCCGTGCGCGGCTCGAGCAATGTACTGCTGAACCGCTATGAACAGTGGCGACAGGGTCTGCTGTATGCGCGCGGCGAGCTGGAGGCGTTGATTGATTTCTCTGAGGATCAGCATTTCGACGAGTCGACTGAGGAGCTTGTTTCGTCTGTTGCGAGACAGGTGCGCGCGCTCAGCGTGCAGATCGGTTTCCATATTGCGAATGCGTCGCGCGGGGAGTTGCTGAGGAATGGGATTCGGGTTGCGCTTTTGGGGGCGCCGAATGCGGGGAAGAGTTCGTTGCTTAATCGGGTTGTTGGGAAGGAGGCGGCTATTGTTAGTACTGAGCTGGGGACTACGAGGGATATTGTGGATGTCGGGGTTGATCTCGGGGGATGGTACTGTAAGCTTGGGGATATGGCGGGGATTCGGGCTGAGGGAGGTTCGAGTGATGGTGAGACGGTTGTTATCGGGGCTGTTGAGAAAGAGGGGATTCGTCGGGCTAGAGAGAGGGCGTTGGAGTCTGATGTTGTTATAGTGGTTGTTTCGTTGGAAAACACTGCCACTGGGGTTCGGTTGTTCGTGGAGCCGGAGGTGCTTGGTGCTGTGAATGACTGCGTCGAGGCAGGAAAATGTCTCGTTGTGGCCATTAACAAGTGCGACAAGCTACCCACGGCGTTGGAAAGTGATGTGCCGCAGTCAGTGTCTGATACGATTCACGATCTCTTCCCTTCGGTGCCCGTAGACCGCGTGTTTGCCATTTCTTGCGAGGAAGCCAAGCGAGAAGCGTCTCTCAATACCACGGATCCAGGTAATCTACAGGTCTTTCTACGTGGGCTAATTACGACTTTTGAGCAGATTGCCTCGCCCCTTGGCGTGGATGGAGATGGAAATCAAGATCTTTCGTATTGGGAAGATTCTCTCGGGGTCACCCATCGCCAAAGCTCTAATCTTCAAAGGTGTCTCGATCATCTGCATGACTTTCTATCTCAAGCATCTTCCGCTGAAAGCCCTGATTCCTCGCGCGAGAAAGAACTCGGCTCTCTCGATTTCCATGCTGAATCTGAAGTCGATATCGTCACTGCTGCAGAACATCTGCGCTTTGCGGCTGACATGCTGGCCAAGATCACGGGAAAAGGCGAGAGCGGAGATGTCGAGGATATGTTGGGAGTTATCTTTGAAAA ATTCTGTGTTGGCAAGTGA
- a CDS encoding C2H2 finger domain-containing protein gives MYQHPAARQDHNNPLGLSIYECWFCPSNWVGFSGLLYHLEEGRCVKRDRIRTLAFETPEYGFYGNNLTDQNPFYCYQCRTQFPQVSHLYYHVENSPSCSYLLNSSECLGALRNFYVEYYECPGSDYVSY, from the coding sequence ATGTACCAGCACCCTGCAGCCCGACAAGACCACAACAACCCTCTAGGTCTTTCCATTTACGAATGCTGGTTCTGTCCAAGCAACTGGGTTGGTTTCTCGGGCCTGCTGTACCACCTCGAAGAAGGTCGCTGTGTGAAGCGAGACCGCATTCGCACTCTTGCCTTTGAGACACCGGAGTACGGTTTCTACGGCAATAACCTTACCGACCAAAACCCGTTCTATTGCTATCAATGCCGGACTCAGTTCCCTCAGGTCTCTCACCTCTACTATCACGTCGAAAACAGTCCTTCCTGCTCGTACTTGCTCAACTCCTCGGAGTGCCTGGGGGCTCTCCGCAACTTTTATGTTGAGTACTATGAGTGTCCTGGCTCGGACTACGTCAGCTATTAA
- a CDS encoding UDP-glucosyl transferase family protein yields the protein MSQSQVHPSRKILLVVTTGGFTHAAPVLEIGRVLAERGHEIEFATLQGQESWVKPDYDFVNKLHQLGPGPTPDQLDGHYRRMQAWDISKGIGQAMGSKYLFDSFWPQTYHRLKEIMEDPATRPDMIVADFFVEAANDIHFEYKLPIAVVCPNMPAFQLPCSYIPGKPGFQLPGTLTSEDTPMWLRMMNEVFFFPDLPAIIRASKWSQKLRSDNGVCYPPHKPSKPDYLILVNSFFGLEIPRDLPPTAAPVGPLLSPTYPPLDPECGAFLATHQSVLYIALGTHIILPHKDAAKIIQAANRLQEDGLIDGVIWAMGKTCRADLDRSASFPVNPGDAKEITLGDLLDNKHPDWVFPFFAPQRAVLDSESTKLYFTHGGGSSANEGLYHGKPMLSMGIFSDQIANTARLVAGGVAESLSKLGFTSDEVYEKAKKILKSENETYSQNVLRLQRIAHVASRRKYHAADLIEELMYDNELRFKDGTELRPMHLQTADMRISAFKAKNWDLYAVSGLALAAVVGSTWMAGHFAWRFRGPVIGQVRSTALAGWEALKNTIYK from the exons ATGAGTCAGTCCCAAGTGCACCCATCTCGAAAGATTTTGCTGGTGGTTACCACCGGGGGATTCACACATGCCG CTCCTGTTTTGGAAATCGGTCGGGTACTGGCGGAACGTGGCCACGAAATCGAATTTGCGACACTCCAAGGACAAGAGAGCTGGGTGAAACCTGACTATGACTTTGTCAACAAGCTTCATCAGTTGGGTCCCGGACCAACCCCCGACCAACTCGATGGTCACTATCGGCGTATGCAGGCATGGGATATCTCCAAGGGTATCGGACAAGCTATGGGATCCAAATACCTGTTCGACTCTTTCTGGCCACAAACCTATCATCGTCTCAAAGAGATCATGGAGGACCCCGCGACTCGACCGGACATGATAGTTGCCGATTTCTTTGTCGAGGCAGCCAACGATATTCACTTTGAGTACAAGTTACCGATCGCGGTTGTTTGTCCCAATATGCCTGCATTCCAATTACCCTGTTCGTATATCCCAGGCAAGCCCGGATTCCAACTTCCAGGGACCCTGACATCCGAGGATACTCCGATGTGGCTACGTATGATGAAcgaggtcttcttcttcccggaTCTTCCAGCCATCATCCGTGCCAGCAAATGGAGCCAGAAGCTCCGAAGTGACAATGGCGTCTGTTATCCGCCTCACAAACCCAGCAAACCAGACTATCTCATCTTGGTCAATTCCTTCTTTGGGCTGGAGATCCCACGCGATCTACCTCCTACCGCTGCCCCAGTGGGTCCTCTCCTCAGTCCGACTTACCCGCCACTAGACCCGGAGTGTGGGGCATTCTTGGCCACGCATCAATCAGTCCTTTATATCGCCCTTGGGACTCACATCATCCTGCCACATAAGGATGCTGCCAAGATCATCCAGGCTGCAAATCGTCTCCAGGAGGATGGCCTCATCGACGGTGTGATCTGGGCTATGGGTAAGACATGTCGAGCAGACCTTGATCGCAG CGCATCCTTCCCTGTCAACCCCGGCGATGCCAAAGAAATTACCCTGGGGGATCTACTCGACAACAAACATCCGGATTGGGTCTTCCCATTTTTCGCACCTCAACGTGCTGTCCTCGACAGCGAGTCAACCAAGCTCTATTTCACTCACGGCGGAGGATCCAGTGCCAATGAGGGCCTGTACCACGGAAAGCCAATGTTATCAATGGGTATCTTTTCCGACCAGATCGCCAACACCGCCCGGCTCGTCGCAGGAGGTGTGGCCGAGTCATTAAGCAAGTTGGGCTTTACATCAGATGAGGTCTACGAGAAAGCCAAGAAGATTCTCAAATCCGAAAACGAGACATACAGTCAGAATGTGCTACGTCTGCAGCGCATTGCTCATGTGGCGAGTCGTCGCAAGTACCATGCAGCCGATCTGATCGAGGAGCTCATGTACGACAATGAGTTACGGTTCAAAGACGGCACGGAATTGCGCCCGATGCACTTGCAGACGGCAGATATGCGTATTTCGGCATTTAAAGCCAAGAACTGGGATCTTTATGCTGTCAGTGGATTGGCTCTAGCTGCGGTTGTGGGATCGACGTGGATGGCTGGTCATTTTGCGTGGCGGTTTCGTGGCCCTGTGATCGGACAGGTCCGATCTACTGCGCTTGCAGGCTGGGAGGCTCTGAAGAATACCATCTACAAGTAG
- a CDS encoding Glycoside hydrolase, superfamily, which yields MFWFRVIPLLAQMAIASELSSNVGLDSKKWFKCKHDAQTWINQMNMTEKVAIVTGSLTGTCIAYVAPVESVGFGGLCIHDGPAAIRIASLASIFPSGLTMAATWDKEMIYQRGSAMGAEFRGKGAHVMLGPVGGPLGRSALGGRNWEGFSPDPYLTGVAMDHTIRGVQSQGVQANAKHIIGNEQETQRKATEIDGQMVAAVSSNIDDRTMHELYLWPFADAVHAGVASVTCAYNRVNGTYSCQNKQVLNDLLKTELGFEGWVTSDFMGAMSGVDSAMAGMDMNQPGPISGTQLNETYWGPNLVTAVQNGSVPEARLNDMVQRILTPYLYFGQNHTSYPSIDPSSELLTLENFGVLTGVHLLSPGTATPAGRDVRGNHSALIRTMGSAGTVLLKNVNNTLPLKSPRNIGVFGEDAADITTGALYPNAGYNVGTLIIGGGSGGGRTSFIVPPLEAIKTRARKIGAQVQYITNTTVLTSGEQTTLYPWPEVCLVFLKTWETEGVDRTDLEADGDSTQLVEAVTNLCPKRTVVITHSGCPNVMPWASNPDVVAILAAHYPGEESGNSIADVLWGDVNPSGRLPYTVARNATDYNGPIVNVTGPDATKEWAWQSNFTEGLFIDYRHFDDQEITPLYEFGFGLSYTTFALDSPISITLSPSASHDNLSTTPPAADLSTLALGGNPNLWKTLVHASTRVKNTGSRGGAAVIQLYVSFSRGSVPSGTPIRVLRGFEKVPLSPGESKKVPFNLTRRDLSYWDIQAQDWCIPSGEIHISVGFSSRNLPLHSTVTLI from the exons ATGTTCTGGTTCAGAGTGATTCCACTGTTGGCGCAAATGGCCATTGCCTCAGAGCTATCTTCCA ATGTTGGGTTGGATTCAAAAAAGTGGTTCAAGTGTAAGCACGATGCACAAACATGGATTAACCAAATGAATATGACCGAGAAGGTTGCGATTGTTACAGGCTCGTTAACCGGGACATGCATAGCCTATGTTGCACCCGTAGAAAGCGTTGGATTTGGCGGACTTTGTATTCACGATGGACCTGCTGCGATTCGAATTGCTAGTTTGGCTAGTATTTTTCCATCTGGACTCACCATGGCGGCGACCTGGGATAAGGAGATGATTTACCAACGAGGGAGTGCAATGGGTGCCGAGTTCCGAGGAAAGGGTGCGCATGTTATGCTTGG TCCTGTCGGCGGCCCATTGGGTCGCAGTGCTCTTGGTGGCCGAAACTGGGAAGGCTTTTCTCCGGACCCTTACCTAACTGGCGTGGCTATGGACCACACGATCCGTGGCGTGCAGAGTCAGGGTGTTCAAGCCAATGCGAAGCACATCATTGGCAACGAACAAGAAACGCAACGGAAAGCGACCGAGATTGATGGCCAGATGGTTGCTGCAGTCTCTTCCAACATCGACGATCGAACCATGCACGAGTTATATCTGTGGCCATTTGCGGATGCTGTTCATGCGGGCGTTGCGAGTGTGACTTGCGCCTATAATCGAGTCAACGGTACATACAGCTGTCAAAACAAACAGGTCTTAAACGATCTCTTAAAGACAGAGCTAGGGTTTGAAGGCTGGGTCACGTCCGACTTTATGGGCGCCATGTCTGGCGTTGACTCTGCCATGGCCGGGATGGATATGAACCAGCCAGGGCCCATTTCGGGGACCCAGTTGAACGAGACATACTGGGGACCTAACCTGGTCACAGCGGTGCAAAACGGATCAGTTCCTGAGGCGCGTCTCAACGATATGGTTCAGCGTATCTTGACTCCGTATTTGTATTTTGGTCAAAACCACACCAGTTATCCAAGCATTGATCCATCGTCAGAGCTGCTCACGCTGGAAAATTTTGGCGTCCTAACAGGTGTGCACTTATTAAGCCCTGGCACAGCTACTCCTGCTGGACGCGATGTTCGGGGCAATCACTCGGCCTTGATCCGGACCATGGGCTCAGCCGGGACAGTGTTATTGAAGAATGTCAACAACACCCTTCCCTTGAAATCGCCTCGCAATATCGGTGTGTTTGGGGAGGATGCAGCCGATATAACCACCGGCGCTCTCTATCCAAACGCTGGGTACAACGTTGGAACCCTCATCATCGGGGGTGGATCTGGAGGCGGCCGCACCAGTTTCATCGTTCCCCCACTAGAGGCAATCAAAACTCGGGCTAGAAAGATCGGGGCACAGGTCCAGTACATCACCAACACTACAGTCCTCACCAGTGGCGAACAGACTACACTCTATCCTTGGCCCGAAGTTTGCCTGGTGTTCTTGAAGACTTGGGAAACTGAAGGGGTCGATCGAACGGACCTTGAGGCCGACGGTGACTCCACTCAGTTGGTAGAAGCTGTCACGAACCTATGCCCGAAACGCACCGTTGTGATTACCCATTCCGGGTGTCCGAATGTGATGCCATGGGCATCTAATCCTGACGTGGTGGCTATCCTTGCGGCCCATTACCCTGGGGAGGAGAGTGGTAACTCAATCGCCGATGTGCTTTGGGGAGACGTTAACCCGTCAGGCCGACTCCCATACACAGTTGCTAGGAATGCCACAGATTACAACGGCCCCATTGTGAATGTCACTGGGCCCGATGCGACTAAAGAATGGGCTTGGCAAAGTAACTTCACCGAAGGTCTCTTCATTGACTATCGTCACTTCGACGATCAGGAGATTACTCCACTCTACGAGTTTGGTTTTGGACTCAGCTACACCACTTTCGCTCTGGATTCTCCGATTTCTATCACATTGAGCCCATCTGCTAGCCACGACAATCTCTCGACCACTCCTCCTGCAGCCGATCTTTCCACACTGGCCTTGGGGGGCAATCCGAACCTGTGGAAGACACTGGTACATGCTTCAACACGTGTCAAGAACACCGGTTCTCGGGGAGGAGCAGCCGTCATCCAGCTCTACGTCTCTTTCTCGCGTGGTAGTGTTCCTTCCGGTACTCCGATTCGAGTACTTCGTGGTTTCGAGAAAGTACCTTTGAGCCCCGGCGAGAGCAAGAAAGTGCCTTTTAATCTCACACGCCGTGATCTCAGTTACTGGGATATTCAGGCTCAGGAttggtgcattcccagtggAGAGATTCACATCAGCGTTGGGTTCAGCTCTCGGAATTTGCCTCTTCACTCTACAGTGACTCTTATTTAG